One Oncorhynchus masou masou isolate Uvic2021 chromosome 27, UVic_Omas_1.1, whole genome shotgun sequence genomic window carries:
- the ponzr6 gene encoding plac8 onzin related protein 6 isoform X1 yields the protein MMAVQPMPVVNIQPGIFRSPADIKTEVWSSSICDCCGDMKICCFGFWCPCCLRCQTSTDFGECFCLPLLDISPNWLPAASLAFRSTMRERYRIQGSICDDCLLVTCCTPCAWCQMARELKLRQRPLLLVNVPSPVQINMHPPQQAFSDPSMHLQPMPVGLYPSVPQYSQHKQATN from the exons A TGATGGCAGTCCAGCCGATGCCTGTAGTGAACATACAGCCAGGCATTTTTCGGTCCCCTGCTGACATAAAGACTGAGGTGTGGAGCAGCAGCATCTGTGACTGTTGTGGTGACATGAAGATCT GTTGCTTTGGGTTCTGGTGCCCATGCTGTCTGAGATGTCAGACAAGTACAGACTTTGGGGAGTGTTTCTGTCTCCCCCTGTTGGACATTTCCCCCAACTGGCTCCCAGCTGCTTCTCTGGCCTTCCGGAGCACCATGAGGGAGAGATACCGCATCCAG GGGTCCATATGCGACGACTGCCTCTTGGTCACCTGCTGCACCCCCTGTGCCTGGTGCCAGATGGCCCGAGAGCTGAAGTTACGTCAGCGCCCTCTCCTCCTTGTCAATGTCCCATCCCCTGTCCAGATCAACATGCATCCCCCTCAACAAGCCTTTTCTGACCCCTCTATGCATCTACAGCCTATGCCTGTAGGACTCTACCCCTCCGTGCCACAATATAGCCAGCATAAGCAAGCGACAAATTAG
- the LOC135516271 gene encoding RNA-binding protein 4.1-like isoform X2: MVKIFIGNLPNEVEKDEIEALFTEHGTVTECAKFKNYAFVHMDDRKSATKAIRSLHLFKLHGRPINVEPSRGKNQGPVKLHVANVEKGNGDELRTLFEEYGTVTECAIIKNFAFIHMSNSDEAKDAIKGLDNTDFQGKRIHVQMSKSRPRGEEEDYGPPPDRGGYWPPPRGYPGDRGLREPPHYRGRMSGGYPGPPPPPPPPRRAPYPPERAYERERESYGVVDYYEKYRARPAPYGGLSGYGDERRVGTIPPPPPPPSAMVRERLGASSLNPYERRPLPPPSSYYARDRSPIRRPPPPMPPQVTATPMSALGSLLCPGQRCTAYHVPETPMLRGWLCPLLPATRIESTLVLDSRVKLSDKIVVS; the protein is encoded by the exons ATGGTGAAGATCTTTATTGGAAACCTCCCTAACGAGGTCGAAAAGGATGAGATTGAGGCCCTGTTTACTGAACATGGCACAGTGACAGAATGTGCAAAGTTCAAAAACTATGCCTTTGTCCACATGGATGACCGCAAGTCTGCAACCAAAGCCATCCGCAGCCTGCACCTCTTCAAGCTTCATGGCAGGCCAATCAATGTGGAGCCGAGCAGGGGGAAGAACCAGGGTCCAGTGAAACTTCATGTGGCCAATGTGGAGAAAGGCAACGGCGATGAGCTCCGCACTCTGTTCGAGGAGTATGGAACAGTGACAGAATGTGCCATCATAAAAAATTTCGCATTCATTCACATGTCCAACTCCGATGAGGCCAAGGATGCCATAAAGGGATTAGACAACACTGACTTCCAAG GCAAACGGATTCACGTTCAGATGTCAAAAAGCCGTCccagaggggaggaagaggattaCGGCCCCCCACCAGATAGGGGTGGCTACTGGCCACCACCCCGTGGCTACCCCGGAGACAGGGGTCTGCGTGAGCCCCCTCATTACAGAGGTCGCATGTCAGGGGGTTACCCTggcccccctccacctccacctccccctaGACGAGCCCCTTACCCCCCAGAGCGTGCTTATGAGCGTGAGAGGGAAAGCTACGGGGTGGTCGATTACTATGAGAAGTACAGAGCGCGCCCTGCCCCTTACGGTGGCCTTTCAGGCTATGGAGATGAAAGGCGTGTTGGTACcataccccctccaccaccacccccttctGCCATGGTTAGGGAGCGCCTTGGGGCCTCCTCCCTTAACCCGTACGAGCGtcgccccctccctcctccgtccTCCTACTATGCCCGTGATCGCAGTCCCATCAGAAGACCCCCTCCCCCCATGCCCCCGCAGGTAACGGCTACTCCTATGAGCGCTCTCggctctctcctctgtccaggCCAGCGATGTACAGCGTACCACGTACCAGAGACCCCTATGCTGAGAGGGTGGCTCTGCCCCCTCCTGCCCGCTACTCGTATTGAAAGCACACTGGTGCTTGACTCAAG GGTTAAATTATCCGACAAGATCGTCGTCTCCTGA
- the LOC135516271 gene encoding RNA-binding protein 4.1-like isoform X1, which produces MVKIFIGNLPNEVEKDEIEALFTEHGTVTECAKFKNYAFVHMDDRKSATKAIRSLHLFKLHGRPINVEPSRGKNQGPVKLHVANVEKGNGDELRTLFEEYGTVTECAIIKNFAFIHMSNSDEAKDAIKGLDNTDFQGKRIHVQMSKSRPRGEEEDYGPPPDRGGYWPPPRGYPGDRGLREPPHYRGRMSGGYPGPPPPPPPPRRAPYPPERAYERERESYGVVDYYEKYRARPAPYGGLSGYGDERRVGTIPPPPPPPSAMVRERLGASSLNPYERRPLPPPSSYYARDRSPIRRPPPPMPPQVTATPMSALGSLLCPGQRCTAYHVPETPMLRGWLCPLLPATRIESTLVLDSRLLEP; this is translated from the exons ATGGTGAAGATCTTTATTGGAAACCTCCCTAACGAGGTCGAAAAGGATGAGATTGAGGCCCTGTTTACTGAACATGGCACAGTGACAGAATGTGCAAAGTTCAAAAACTATGCCTTTGTCCACATGGATGACCGCAAGTCTGCAACCAAAGCCATCCGCAGCCTGCACCTCTTCAAGCTTCATGGCAGGCCAATCAATGTGGAGCCGAGCAGGGGGAAGAACCAGGGTCCAGTGAAACTTCATGTGGCCAATGTGGAGAAAGGCAACGGCGATGAGCTCCGCACTCTGTTCGAGGAGTATGGAACAGTGACAGAATGTGCCATCATAAAAAATTTCGCATTCATTCACATGTCCAACTCCGATGAGGCCAAGGATGCCATAAAGGGATTAGACAACACTGACTTCCAAG GCAAACGGATTCACGTTCAGATGTCAAAAAGCCGTCccagaggggaggaagaggattaCGGCCCCCCACCAGATAGGGGTGGCTACTGGCCACCACCCCGTGGCTACCCCGGAGACAGGGGTCTGCGTGAGCCCCCTCATTACAGAGGTCGCATGTCAGGGGGTTACCCTggcccccctccacctccacctccccctaGACGAGCCCCTTACCCCCCAGAGCGTGCTTATGAGCGTGAGAGGGAAAGCTACGGGGTGGTCGATTACTATGAGAAGTACAGAGCGCGCCCTGCCCCTTACGGTGGCCTTTCAGGCTATGGAGATGAAAGGCGTGTTGGTACcataccccctccaccaccacccccttctGCCATGGTTAGGGAGCGCCTTGGGGCCTCCTCCCTTAACCCGTACGAGCGtcgccccctccctcctccgtccTCCTACTATGCCCGTGATCGCAGTCCCATCAGAAGACCCCCTCCCCCCATGCCCCCGCAGGTAACGGCTACTCCTATGAGCGCTCTCggctctctcctctgtccaggCCAGCGATGTACAGCGTACCACGTACCAGAGACCCCTATGCTGAGAGGGTGGCTCTGCCCCCTCCTGCCCGCTACTCGTATTGAAAGCACACTGGTGCTTGACTCAAG GTTGTTAGAACCATGA
- the ponzr6 gene encoding plac8 onzin related protein 6 isoform X2, with translation MAVQPMPVVNIQPGIFRSPADIKTEVWSSSICDCCGDMKICCFGFWCPCCLRCQTSTDFGECFCLPLLDISPNWLPAASLAFRSTMRERYRIQGSICDDCLLVTCCTPCAWCQMARELKLRQRPLLLVNVPSPVQINMHPPQQAFSDPSMHLQPMPVGLYPSVPQYSQHKQATN, from the exons ATGGCAGTCCAGCCGATGCCTGTAGTGAACATACAGCCAGGCATTTTTCGGTCCCCTGCTGACATAAAGACTGAGGTGTGGAGCAGCAGCATCTGTGACTGTTGTGGTGACATGAAGATCT GTTGCTTTGGGTTCTGGTGCCCATGCTGTCTGAGATGTCAGACAAGTACAGACTTTGGGGAGTGTTTCTGTCTCCCCCTGTTGGACATTTCCCCCAACTGGCTCCCAGCTGCTTCTCTGGCCTTCCGGAGCACCATGAGGGAGAGATACCGCATCCAG GGGTCCATATGCGACGACTGCCTCTTGGTCACCTGCTGCACCCCCTGTGCCTGGTGCCAGATGGCCCGAGAGCTGAAGTTACGTCAGCGCCCTCTCCTCCTTGTCAATGTCCCATCCCCTGTCCAGATCAACATGCATCCCCCTCAACAAGCCTTTTCTGACCCCTCTATGCATCTACAGCCTATGCCTGTAGGACTCTACCCCTCCGTGCCACAATATAGCCAGCATAAGCAAGCGACAAATTAG